From Microbacterium sp. YJN-G, a single genomic window includes:
- a CDS encoding cytosine permease gives MSTAKEASTLLDSEYEHTPVPQEHRRSFASVSAVWYSFPLVLTSAVIGGAVTAMLGFKMGILAILVGNLMLMVVVGSLSYLAGKTGESFAISAKRTFGKAGYVVVSGLLSTVVIGWFALMVGLTGDTMARSFGQNLLLMTLLGGVLYVAATFIGIKALTILGYFAAPLYVILGIAAIVIAFNSGTSAIFEYEPLAGAGALSFGVAVTMIFSTFTDSGTMTADFTRWAKNGKHGFFAAFTAFPIAKFIAEGIGAVIVASASALVVNASQNGGDFIGILASAGGVLKVLAIIFVFVNLGVGCTHCLYNGAAGWSHMTKSNMRVVTLILGAIGIAVALTGVWAQFQGWLNLLGLIVPPIAAILIMDQLVLKRRNDESQKWQPLAFVSWGLAAAIALIVDRFAPQLSVVVAGLVSSAVIYYIGHLITSRRTTATPGDGPVNDAIDDSVDVPVA, from the coding sequence ATGTCAACGGCAAAGGAAGCATCCACCCTGCTGGATTCGGAGTACGAGCACACGCCTGTGCCCCAGGAGCACCGGAGGAGCTTCGCCTCCGTGTCTGCTGTCTGGTACAGCTTCCCGCTGGTGCTCACCAGCGCCGTCATCGGCGGCGCTGTCACCGCCATGCTCGGCTTCAAGATGGGCATCCTCGCCATCCTGGTCGGCAACCTGATGCTGATGGTGGTCGTCGGATCGCTGAGCTACCTCGCCGGCAAGACCGGCGAGAGCTTCGCCATCTCGGCGAAGCGCACGTTCGGCAAGGCCGGATACGTCGTCGTGTCGGGCCTGCTGTCGACCGTCGTCATCGGCTGGTTCGCTCTGATGGTCGGCCTCACCGGCGACACGATGGCCCGCTCCTTCGGCCAGAACCTGCTGCTGATGACGCTGCTCGGCGGCGTGCTCTACGTGGCCGCGACGTTCATCGGCATCAAGGCGCTGACCATCCTGGGGTACTTCGCCGCTCCCCTGTACGTCATCCTCGGCATCGCCGCCATCGTGATCGCGTTCAACAGCGGCACCTCGGCGATCTTCGAGTACGAGCCGCTCGCCGGCGCCGGCGCACTGTCGTTCGGCGTCGCCGTCACGATGATCTTCTCGACCTTCACCGACTCGGGCACCATGACCGCCGACTTCACCCGGTGGGCGAAGAACGGCAAGCACGGCTTCTTCGCCGCGTTCACCGCCTTCCCGATCGCCAAGTTCATCGCCGAGGGCATCGGTGCGGTGATCGTCGCCAGCGCCTCCGCGCTGGTGGTCAACGCCTCGCAGAACGGTGGCGACTTCATCGGCATCCTGGCCAGCGCCGGCGGCGTCCTGAAGGTCCTGGCCATCATCTTCGTCTTCGTGAACCTCGGCGTCGGCTGCACGCATTGCCTCTACAACGGCGCCGCGGGCTGGTCGCACATGACCAAGAGCAACATGCGCGTGGTCACGCTGATCCTCGGCGCCATCGGCATCGCGGTCGCCCTCACCGGCGTGTGGGCGCAGTTCCAGGGCTGGCTGAACCTGCTGGGCCTGATCGTCCCGCCGATCGCGGCGATCCTGATCATGGACCAGCTGGTGCTCAAGCGTCGCAACGACGAGAGCCAGAAGTGGCAGCCGCTGGCGTTCGTCAGCTGGGGCCTGGCAGCGGCGATCGCCCTGATCGTCGACCGCTTCGCACCTCAGCTGTCGGTGGTCGTCGCGGGCCTGGTGTCGTCCGCCGTCATCTACTACATCGGGCACCTCATCACCAGCCGCAGGACGACCGCGACTCCGGGCGACGGCCCGGTCAACGACGCGATCGATGACTCGGTGGACGTACCGGTCGCCTGA
- a CDS encoding flavodoxin family protein — protein MDEQLSALLINCTLKPSPAGSSTHVLGEQVLNALAEHGVTADRIRAVDHRILPGVQTDMGGDDEWPELRSRVLAADILVFATPTWLGQHSSVAQRVLERLDAELSETDDQGRPILFDKVALAVVVGNEDGAHHIAAIVFQALNDVGFTIPAQGSIYWNGEAMQKTDYRDLPETPEKVAQSTATAAANAAHLARILKGTGYPKG, from the coding sequence ATGGACGAACAGCTCAGCGCACTTCTGATCAACTGCACGCTCAAGCCCTCACCGGCGGGATCCAGCACGCATGTGCTGGGCGAGCAGGTCCTGAACGCCCTGGCCGAGCACGGCGTCACCGCGGACCGCATCCGAGCGGTGGACCACCGCATCCTGCCCGGGGTGCAGACCGACATGGGCGGCGACGACGAGTGGCCCGAGCTGCGCTCGCGCGTGCTCGCCGCCGACATCCTCGTCTTCGCCACCCCGACGTGGCTGGGTCAGCACTCCAGCGTCGCCCAGCGGGTGCTGGAGCGGCTGGACGCCGAGCTGTCGGAGACCGACGATCAGGGACGGCCGATCCTGTTCGACAAGGTCGCCCTCGCTGTCGTGGTCGGCAACGAGGACGGCGCGCACCACATCGCCGCGATCGTGTTCCAGGCGCTCAACGACGTCGGCTTCACGATCCCGGCGCAGGGGTCGATCTACTGGAACGGCGAGGCGATGCAGAAGACCGACTACCGCGACCTGCCCGAGACTCCCGAGAAGGTGGCGCAGTCGACAGCGACCGCCGCCGCGAACGCCGCGCACCTCGCCCGGATACTGAAGGGCACGGGGTACCCGAAGGGCTGA
- a CDS encoding sulfurtransferase: protein MSTANGYPLISAAELRERLGEVHVLDARWQLGRDDGREQYLAGHIPGAVFIDVEGELSRHGAPHEGRHPLPDDTALAASARRWGIRRGVPVVIYDDHRMLAASRAWWALRRAGLTDVRVLDGAWPAWTAAGGEVETGDVTITEGDVELSAPAEAGIIGTDDAAAWPQRGVLLDARAAERFRGDTEPIDPVAGHIPGARSLPIAQVLTDDGRFRPAAEIAAAFDAVGAHGETPIAAYCGSGITAAQLALAGALVGRDVTIYPGSWSAWSNTSGRPVATGAE from the coding sequence GTGAGCACTGCGAACGGGTATCCGCTGATCTCGGCGGCCGAGCTGCGGGAGCGGCTCGGCGAGGTGCACGTGCTGGACGCGCGCTGGCAGCTCGGTCGCGATGACGGACGCGAGCAGTACCTCGCCGGGCACATCCCCGGTGCCGTGTTCATCGACGTCGAGGGCGAGCTGTCGCGTCACGGTGCACCGCACGAGGGACGGCATCCGCTGCCCGATGACACCGCGCTCGCCGCATCCGCCCGTCGCTGGGGCATCCGCCGTGGCGTACCGGTCGTGATCTACGACGATCACCGGATGCTGGCCGCCTCGCGCGCCTGGTGGGCGCTGCGCCGCGCCGGGCTCACCGACGTGCGGGTGCTCGACGGCGCCTGGCCGGCCTGGACGGCCGCCGGCGGCGAGGTCGAGACGGGCGACGTGACCATCACTGAGGGTGACGTCGAACTGTCCGCACCTGCTGAGGCCGGGATCATCGGCACCGACGACGCGGCGGCCTGGCCGCAGCGCGGCGTGCTGCTCGATGCCAGGGCCGCAGAGCGCTTCCGCGGGGACACCGAACCGATCGACCCCGTCGCCGGGCACATCCCCGGTGCGCGCAGCCTGCCCATCGCGCAGGTGCTCACCGACGACGGCCGGTTCCGACCGGCAGCCGAGATCGCAGCGGCCTTCGACGCAGTGGGTGCACACGGCGAGACGCCCATCGCCGCCTACTGCGGGTCGGGGATCACCGCCGCGCAGCTCGCCCTCGCCGGTGCACTCGTCGGGCGGGACGTGACGATCTACCCCGGCTCGTGGAGCGCCTGGTCGAACACTTCCGGACGGCCGGTCGCGACCGGCGCCGAATGA
- a CDS encoding aldo/keto reductase, which translates to MKTVPFGPVTAPAVIAGMMRIPDKTDAEVRELYDTARDAGIDFFDHADIYGGAMHVCEDRFASALQLSPSERAEITLQTKCGIVPSEQMFDFSYEHIVTQVEGSLKALRTDYIDVLLLHRPDALVEPEEVARAFDELAVAGKVRAFGVSNHTPRQIDLLRTAVTHPLIANQLQLSITHSPIIAQGIAANMSGEEQSIVRDGGGIVEYCRINGITIQAWSPFQAGFFDGVFLGNPEHAELNAVIDRLAAKYDVAPIAIATAWITRHPAQMQVVLGTTTPQRVADTAAGADVELSRAEWYELFRVAGHIIP; encoded by the coding sequence ATGAAGACAGTGCCGTTCGGTCCGGTCACAGCGCCCGCGGTCATCGCCGGGATGATGCGCATCCCCGACAAGACGGATGCCGAGGTGCGGGAGCTGTACGACACGGCCCGCGATGCGGGGATCGACTTCTTCGATCACGCCGACATCTACGGCGGGGCGATGCACGTGTGCGAGGACCGCTTCGCGAGCGCCCTGCAGCTGTCGCCCTCCGAGCGTGCCGAGATCACGCTGCAGACCAAGTGCGGCATCGTGCCGTCGGAGCAGATGTTCGACTTCTCGTACGAGCACATCGTCACCCAGGTCGAAGGCTCGCTGAAGGCCCTGCGCACCGACTACATCGACGTGCTGCTGCTGCACCGGCCCGACGCACTCGTCGAGCCCGAGGAGGTCGCCCGGGCCTTCGACGAACTCGCCGTCGCGGGCAAGGTGCGCGCCTTCGGAGTATCGAACCACACGCCGCGCCAGATCGATCTGCTGCGCACCGCCGTGACGCACCCGCTGATCGCCAACCAGCTGCAGCTGTCGATCACGCACTCGCCGATCATCGCACAGGGCATCGCCGCGAACATGTCGGGCGAGGAGCAGAGCATCGTCCGCGACGGCGGCGGGATCGTGGAGTACTGCCGCATCAACGGCATCACCATCCAGGCGTGGTCGCCGTTCCAGGCCGGCTTCTTCGACGGCGTCTTCCTCGGCAACCCCGAGCACGCCGAGCTCAACGCCGTGATCGACCGCCTCGCCGCCAAGTACGACGTTGCGCCCATAGCGATCGCCACCGCGTGGATCACCCGCCACCCCGCACAGATGCAGGTGGTGCTGGGCACCACCACTCCGCAGCGGGTGGCGGATACCGCGGCCGGCGCCGACGTCGAGCTCAGCCGCGCCGAGTGGTACGAGCTGTTCCGCGTCGCCGGGCACATCATCCCGTGA
- a CDS encoding epimerase produces the protein MNRVVIGGSTGFIGRHLQRHYAAEGREVVTVSRSGADLTWHDQAGIDAAVDGAALVVGLAGKSVSCRYTPANRAAILSSRIDTTAALSGAIRRASAPPPLWINSSTATIYRHAEDRPMTEADGEIGTGFSVEVAKAWERALFADDLPSTRRVALRTAIVLGDGGVLGPLRHLARLGLGGTQLDGWWPVTAARRAAGTAHVPGPRGGRQRFSWIHVDDLVGIIDFLERHPELDGPVNASTPHPVDNATFMAAVRRALGVRFGPPTPRWMLEIGAMAIRTETELILKSRWVLPGRLVKAGYAFQRPNLNEALRASLPAR, from the coding sequence ATGAACCGGGTGGTGATCGGCGGCTCGACCGGGTTCATCGGGCGGCACCTGCAACGGCACTACGCCGCCGAGGGCCGTGAAGTCGTGACCGTCTCGCGTTCCGGAGCCGACCTGACGTGGCATGACCAGGCGGGCATCGACGCCGCCGTCGACGGCGCGGCGCTCGTGGTCGGGCTGGCCGGCAAGAGCGTCAGCTGCCGGTACACGCCGGCGAACCGGGCGGCGATCCTGTCGTCACGCATCGACACGACGGCCGCGCTGAGCGGTGCGATCCGCCGGGCATCCGCTCCCCCGCCCCTGTGGATCAACTCGTCGACGGCGACGATCTACCGGCACGCCGAGGACCGCCCGATGACCGAGGCGGACGGTGAGATCGGCACCGGCTTCTCCGTCGAGGTGGCGAAGGCCTGGGAGCGGGCGCTGTTCGCCGACGATCTTCCCTCCACGCGCAGGGTGGCGCTGCGCACCGCGATCGTGCTCGGCGACGGCGGTGTGCTCGGCCCGCTGCGTCACCTCGCGCGCCTCGGACTCGGCGGCACGCAGCTCGACGGGTGGTGGCCGGTCACAGCCGCCCGGCGCGCGGCCGGCACCGCTCACGTGCCCGGTCCCCGGGGTGGGCGGCAGCGGTTCAGCTGGATCCACGTCGACGACCTCGTCGGGATCATCGACTTCCTCGAGCGGCATCCCGAACTGGACGGTCCGGTGAACGCCTCCACCCCGCATCCCGTCGACAACGCGACCTTCATGGCCGCCGTGCGGCGCGCGCTCGGCGTGCGCTTCGGCCCGCCGACGCCGCGATGGATGCTGGAGATCGGCGCGATGGCGATCCGCACCGAGACCGAGCTGATCCTCAAGAGCCGGTGGGTGCTGCCCGGCCGGCTCGTCAAGGCGGGTTACGCCTTCCAGCGTCCGAATCTGAACGAGGCGCTGCGCGCCTCCCTCCCCGCCCGCTGA
- a CDS encoding acyl-CoA desaturase has product MITLNQVDTTTATLGPIRQTYAGTDEFPPMTRAYQDVSRVVRETGLLHRTPWFYILVGTAILLGFGGCVTGFILLGDSWFQLLIAAALGILFTQVAFLAHEAAHRQILASGPANFRLARVLAAIVGMSYSWWDSKHTRHHGNPNRVGKDPDIEVDTISFLDEDAQRSRGLVRWITLRQGWLFFPLLTLEGLNLHVLSVRHLASRGPVKGRWAELAMIAARFAIVLVPVFLLLPLGMAFAFMGVQLAVFGVYMGATFAPNHKGMPIIAPDAKLDFFSKQVRTSRNITGGWWATWLMGGLNYQVEHHLFPSMSRRHLARAREIVRDYCTAQNVPYTETTLLRSYGIVISYLNHVGLAARDPFDCPITAQYRRA; this is encoded by the coding sequence ATCATCACTCTCAACCAGGTCGACACGACCACCGCGACGCTCGGACCGATCCGCCAGACGTACGCAGGCACCGACGAGTTCCCGCCGATGACGCGCGCCTACCAGGACGTCTCGCGAGTCGTGCGCGAGACCGGGCTGCTGCACCGCACGCCCTGGTTCTACATCCTCGTCGGTACCGCGATCCTGCTCGGATTCGGCGGATGCGTGACGGGATTCATCCTGCTCGGCGACAGCTGGTTCCAGCTGCTCATCGCCGCGGCGCTCGGCATCCTGTTCACCCAGGTCGCCTTCCTCGCCCACGAGGCCGCGCATCGCCAGATCCTCGCCTCGGGCCCCGCGAACTTCCGTCTCGCACGCGTGCTCGCCGCCATCGTCGGCATGAGCTACTCGTGGTGGGACTCCAAGCACACCCGCCACCACGGCAACCCGAATCGCGTCGGCAAGGACCCCGACATCGAGGTCGACACCATCTCGTTCCTGGACGAGGACGCCCAGCGCTCGCGAGGCCTCGTCCGGTGGATCACGCTGCGCCAGGGCTGGCTCTTCTTCCCGCTGCTGACTCTCGAGGGGCTGAACCTGCACGTGCTGAGCGTGCGGCACCTGGCATCGCGTGGCCCGGTCAAAGGGCGCTGGGCCGAACTCGCCATGATCGCGGCGCGTTTCGCGATCGTCCTCGTGCCGGTGTTCCTGCTGCTGCCGCTCGGCATGGCGTTCGCGTTCATGGGCGTGCAGCTGGCCGTCTTCGGCGTCTACATGGGTGCGACCTTCGCCCCGAACCACAAGGGAATGCCGATCATCGCCCCCGACGCCAAGCTCGATTTCTTCTCGAAGCAGGTGCGCACCTCGCGCAACATCACCGGCGGCTGGTGGGCCACCTGGCTGATGGGCGGGCTGAACTACCAGGTGGAGCACCACCTGTTCCCGAGCATGTCGCGACGCCACCTCGCGCGGGCGCGGGAGATCGTGCGCGACTACTGCACGGCCCAGAACGTGCCGTACACCGAGACGACGCTGCTGCGCTCGTACGGCATCGTCATCAGCTATCTGAACCACGTGGGCCTCGCCGCCCGCGATCCCTTCGACTGCCCGATCACCGCGCAATACCGCCGCGCCTGA
- a CDS encoding NYN domain-containing protein, translated as MAENAGRVAVYLDFDNIVISWYDRVHGRNAYGKDRQRITDDPNDAAVTERLRQAMIEVGAIIDYASSFGTLVLTRAYADWSSPVNAEYRSQLVARAVDLVQLFPAAAYAKNGADIRLAVDAVEDMFRLPDLTHVVIVAGDSDYVPLAQRCKRLGRYVIGVGVAGSTAKSLAAACDEFESYDSLPGVARPVKAETTTTTTTKDKSATKTAAATRKAKAAAKVDDQGEATALLERALRLGHDKAEADEWLHSSAVKTQMRRMDPSFSEKALGYRSFSEFLKSRDDIAELEETGHERLIRLRETSS; from the coding sequence ATGGCCGAGAACGCGGGTCGCGTCGCCGTCTACCTGGACTTCGACAACATCGTCATCTCCTGGTACGACCGCGTGCACGGGCGCAACGCGTACGGCAAGGATCGTCAGCGCATCACGGATGACCCCAACGACGCCGCCGTCACCGAGCGGCTGCGTCAGGCGATGATCGAGGTCGGCGCGATCATCGACTACGCGTCCTCGTTCGGCACCCTCGTGCTCACCCGCGCCTATGCCGACTGGTCATCGCCCGTGAACGCCGAGTACCGCTCGCAGCTGGTCGCCCGTGCGGTCGACCTCGTGCAGCTGTTCCCCGCCGCGGCGTACGCCAAGAACGGCGCCGACATCCGCCTCGCGGTCGACGCCGTCGAAGACATGTTCCGCCTGCCCGACCTCACCCACGTCGTGATCGTCGCCGGCGACAGCGACTACGTGCCCCTTGCGCAGCGCTGCAAGCGGCTGGGACGCTACGTCATCGGCGTGGGCGTCGCCGGCTCGACCGCGAAGTCGCTGGCCGCGGCGTGCGACGAGTTCGAGTCGTACGACTCGCTGCCGGGCGTCGCCCGCCCGGTCAAGGCCGAGACGACCACGACCACGACCACGAAGGACAAGTCCGCGACCAAAACCGCCGCGGCCACCCGCAAGGCGAAGGCCGCGGCGAAGGTCGACGACCAGGGCGAGGCGACCGCGCTGCTCGAACGCGCCCTGCGGCTCGGGCACGACAAGGCCGAGGCCGACGAGTGGCTGCACAGCTCGGCCGTGAAGACGCAGATGCGGCGGATGGATCCCTCGTTCAGCGAGAAGGCGCTCGGTTACCGGTCGTTCTCGGAGTTCCTGAAGTCCCGTGACGACATCGCCGAACTCGAGGAGACCGGTCACGAGCGGCTGATCCGGTTGCGCGAGACCTCGTCCTGA
- the pgi gene encoding glucose-6-phosphate isomerase — translation MTAPIDATTTSAWAELTSLRESFSPDLRAWFDADPGRVERLSLPLADLHVDLSKNLVTDEIVAALVRLAEQTGVAERYAAMLAGEHINTTEDRAVLHTALRRPAGASPALVVDGQEIDQDVQDVLDTLSAFSERVRSGEWVGVTGKKVTHVVNIGIGGSDLGPVMAYEALKPYADAGIEARFVSNIDPTDLAQKTADLDPEATLFIVASKTFTTLETLTNARLARDWLWAGLAASGAIGDDEASRTDAVAHHFVAVSTALDKVEEFGIDPKNAFGFWDWVGGRYSVDSAIGLSLTIVFGPAVFRELLAGFHAVDEHVRTTPLGQNVPVLMGLLNVWYVNFLGAQSHAVLPYAQQLSRFAAYLQQLTMESNGKSVRWDGSPVTTETGEVFWGEPGTNGQHAFYQLIHQGTRLIPADFIAFVNPAYPLKDGGRDVHGLFLANFLAQTKALAFGKTAEEVEAEGTTGALVAARTFSGNRPTTSIFAPSLTPAVLGQLIALYEHITFTQGVIWGINSFDQWGVELGKQLALQIAPAIEGDADAVAAQDPSTKALLSYYHAHRDA, via the coding sequence ATGACCGCTCCGATCGATGCGACGACCACCTCCGCCTGGGCTGAGCTCACCTCTCTTCGCGAGAGCTTCTCCCCCGATCTGCGCGCCTGGTTCGACGCGGATCCCGGCCGTGTCGAGCGGCTGAGCCTGCCCCTGGCCGACCTGCACGTCGACCTGTCGAAGAACCTCGTCACCGACGAGATCGTCGCCGCCCTGGTGCGCCTGGCTGAGCAGACCGGTGTCGCCGAGCGGTACGCCGCGATGCTGGCCGGCGAGCACATCAACACCACCGAGGATCGTGCGGTGCTGCACACGGCGCTGCGTCGTCCCGCCGGCGCGTCCCCCGCCCTCGTCGTCGACGGGCAGGAGATCGATCAGGACGTGCAGGACGTGCTCGACACCCTGTCGGCGTTCTCCGAGCGGGTGCGCTCGGGCGAGTGGGTGGGTGTGACCGGCAAGAAGGTCACGCACGTTGTGAACATCGGCATCGGCGGCTCCGACCTCGGGCCGGTCATGGCCTACGAGGCCCTGAAGCCCTACGCGGATGCCGGCATCGAGGCACGCTTCGTCTCGAACATCGACCCGACCGACCTCGCGCAGAAGACCGCCGATCTCGACCCCGAGGCCACGCTGTTCATCGTGGCGTCGAAGACCTTCACCACGCTCGAGACCCTCACCAACGCACGCCTCGCGCGCGACTGGCTGTGGGCGGGGCTGGCAGCATCCGGTGCCATCGGCGACGACGAGGCGAGCCGGACGGATGCTGTGGCGCACCACTTTGTGGCCGTGTCGACCGCGCTCGACAAGGTCGAGGAGTTCGGCATCGACCCGAAGAACGCGTTCGGGTTCTGGGACTGGGTGGGCGGCCGCTACTCGGTCGACTCGGCCATCGGACTGTCGCTGACGATCGTGTTCGGCCCCGCCGTGTTCCGCGAGCTGCTCGCGGGCTTCCACGCCGTCGACGAGCACGTGCGCACCACCCCGCTGGGGCAGAACGTGCCGGTGCTGATGGGCCTGCTCAACGTCTGGTACGTGAACTTCCTCGGCGCGCAGTCGCACGCCGTGCTGCCGTACGCGCAGCAGCTCAGCCGTTTCGCCGCCTACCTGCAGCAGCTGACCATGGAGTCCAACGGAAAGTCGGTGCGCTGGGACGGCTCGCCGGTCACCACCGAGACCGGCGAGGTGTTCTGGGGCGAGCCTGGCACGAACGGCCAGCACGCGTTCTACCAGCTCATCCACCAGGGCACCCGGCTGATCCCCGCCGACTTCATCGCGTTCGTGAACCCGGCATACCCGCTCAAGGACGGCGGCCGCGACGTGCACGGGCTGTTCCTGGCGAACTTCCTCGCGCAGACCAAGGCTCTCGCCTTCGGCAAGACCGCCGAAGAGGTCGAGGCCGAGGGCACCACGGGCGCGCTCGTCGCCGCGCGCACGTTCAGCGGCAACCGACCGACCACGTCGATCTTCGCGCCGTCGCTCACCCCGGCCGTGCTGGGTCAGCTGATCGCCCTGTACGAGCACATCACCTTCACGCAGGGCGTGATCTGGGGCATCAACTCCTTCGACCAGTGGGGTGTCGAGCTCGGCAAGCAGCTGGCCCTGCAGATCGCCCCGGCGATCGAGGGCGATGCGGATGCCGTGGCCGCGCAGGATCCGTCCACGAAGGCGCTGCTGTCGTACTACCACGCGCACCGCGACGCCTGA
- a CDS encoding DUF4166 domain-containing protein codes for MRHIPQSPYLRALGTDRTRLHPGLSAYFSALPAGHVGIGEGVFERVGTPRRWLWPVLRMLQRRGALVAGWHEQLPFTVRNRTIAGKAVSARTFHLPEGDWTMRDAVSARPRGRVVDQIGEPATVAVAFTVSVDGDALALRSTAVGIRLGSVRIPLPSLIAPVVRLRESAEKQAGRQRVSLTMDMPLLGRIYEYEGTFEYRIEDETA; via the coding sequence ATGCGCCACATCCCCCAGTCCCCGTACCTGCGGGCGCTGGGAACGGATCGCACGAGACTCCACCCGGGGCTGTCCGCCTACTTCTCCGCCCTCCCGGCGGGCCACGTCGGCATCGGTGAGGGCGTCTTCGAGCGGGTCGGTACGCCGCGCCGCTGGCTCTGGCCGGTGCTGCGGATGCTGCAGCGGCGCGGAGCCCTGGTGGCGGGCTGGCATGAGCAGCTGCCGTTCACGGTGCGCAACCGCACCATCGCCGGCAAGGCGGTCAGCGCGCGGACGTTCCACCTGCCGGAGGGCGACTGGACGATGCGGGATGCCGTCAGTGCCCGTCCTCGCGGACGCGTGGTCGATCAGATCGGCGAGCCCGCGACGGTCGCCGTCGCCTTCACCGTGTCGGTGGACGGCGACGCCCTGGCCCTGCGGAGCACCGCGGTCGGCATCCGCCTCGGCAGTGTGCGCATTCCGCTTCCCTCTCTGATCGCCCCGGTGGTGCGGCTGCGCGAGAGCGCCGAGAAGCAGGCCGGACGTCAGCGTGTCTCACTGACCATGGACATGCCCCTGCTCGGGCGGATCTACGAGTACGAGGGCACATTCGAGTACCGCATCGAGGACGAGACGGCATGA
- a CDS encoding Gfo/Idh/MocA family protein encodes MTGLRWGILATGGIAAAFASDLRTAGLDLVAVGSRSQESADAFAARFDIPRAHDSYEALVTDPDVDIIYVSTPHPMHRENALLALEHGKHVLVEKPFTLNRAQAEDVQRLAAEKGLLAMEAMWTRYLPHMVRLREIIAAGTLGEVRAVTADHTQLLSDDPAHRLNALELGGGALLDLGIYPISFIWDVLGEPVSIQASARLIETGADAEVATLMTHAGGAISTSLSSSRAAGPNAASVIGTEARVDIDRVWYSPTSFRVVGPDGAVLDEYRSDVQGRGMQYQALAAERFVREGLIEGDELPIAETVAIMGTLDEIRRQIGVVYPDEA; translated from the coding sequence ATGACCGGTCTTCGTTGGGGAATCCTCGCCACCGGCGGCATCGCCGCCGCCTTCGCATCCGACCTGCGCACCGCGGGTCTCGACCTCGTGGCGGTGGGGTCGCGCAGCCAGGAGTCGGCCGACGCCTTCGCGGCGCGCTTCGACATCCCGCGCGCGCATGACTCGTACGAGGCGCTGGTGACCGACCCCGACGTCGACATCATCTACGTCTCCACCCCGCACCCGATGCACCGCGAGAACGCGCTGCTGGCGCTCGAGCACGGCAAGCACGTCCTCGTCGAGAAGCCCTTCACCCTCAACCGCGCCCAGGCCGAGGATGTGCAGCGTCTTGCCGCCGAGAAGGGCCTGCTGGCGATGGAGGCGATGTGGACCCGCTACCTGCCGCACATGGTGCGGCTGCGCGAGATCATCGCGGCGGGCACGCTCGGCGAGGTCCGCGCGGTGACCGCCGACCACACCCAGCTGCTCTCCGACGACCCGGCGCACCGCCTGAACGCGCTCGAACTCGGCGGAGGCGCGCTGCTGGATCTGGGCATCTACCCGATCTCGTTCATCTGGGATGTGCTCGGTGAGCCGGTGAGCATCCAGGCCTCCGCCCGCCTCATCGAGACGGGCGCGGATGCCGAGGTCGCCACCCTGATGACCCACGCGGGCGGCGCGATCTCGACGAGCCTGTCGTCGTCGCGCGCGGCCGGCCCCAACGCGGCATCCGTCATCGGCACGGAGGCACGCGTCGACATCGACCGCGTCTGGTACAGCCCCACCTCGTTCCGCGTCGTCGGCCCCGACGGGGCGGTCCTCGACGAATACCGCTCCGACGTGCAGGGACGGGGCATGCAGTACCAGGCGCTCGCAGCCGAGCGGTTCGTCCGCGAGGGTCTGATCGAGGGCGACGAGCTGCCGATCGCCGAGACGGTGGCCATCATGGGAACCCTCGACGAGATCCGCCGCCAGATCGGCGTGGTCTACCCGGACGAGGCCTGA
- a CDS encoding PLD nuclease N-terminal domain-containing protein — MGFVLSLIVLALMAFALVDIIRRDDAQVKYMPKFVWMLLVVLLPFIGSMLWFGIGREYPEGGLQIRRPSHPERSRPPAAPPAPVIPVDTRTTEQQIADLDREIEEWRLREEIEKRRREREDPSTGSGTQE; from the coding sequence ATGGGTTTTGTGCTGTCGCTGATCGTCCTGGCGCTGATGGCGTTCGCACTCGTGGACATCATCCGGCGCGACGACGCGCAGGTGAAGTACATGCCCAAGTTCGTCTGGATGCTGCTGGTCGTGCTGCTGCCCTTCATCGGCAGCATGCTGTGGTTTGGCATCGGACGCGAGTACCCGGAGGGCGGCCTCCAGATCCGCAGGCCGAGCCACCCCGAGCGGTCCCGGCCGCCGGCTGCCCCGCCTGCGCCGGTGATCCCGGTGGACACTCGCACGACCGAGCAGCAGATCGCCGACCTCGACCGTGAGATCGAGGAGTGGCGCCTGCGCGAGGAGATCGAGAAGCGCAGGCGGGAGCGCGAGGACCCTTCGACAGGCTCAGGGACCCAGGAGTAG